A portion of the Leptospira noumeaensis genome contains these proteins:
- the thiD gene encoding bifunctional hydroxymethylpyrimidine kinase/phosphomethylpyrimidine kinase, producing the protein MNKIFPITLTVAGSDSGGGAGVQADLKTFSSLATFGTTTFTCLTAQNPDGVTGIAEISPDFVSAQLKAVSGYFSVKAAKTGMLYSAKIIEVVAEFFYENPDIQLVVDPVMVATSGAKLLKDDAIDSLIKDLLPLAKLITPNLDEASLLLGEKIHQYDQLVPMAEKLFQKYKVPVLLKGGHLPNATEATDILFDGKSSYLYSKPFLKGKNTHGTGCTYSAAITSFLAHGKNLPEAVGSAKEYLHLTLEDEIQTGPISHLNHFPEPTN; encoded by the coding sequence ATGAACAAAATTTTTCCCATTACCTTAACTGTTGCTGGATCCGATTCCGGAGGTGGTGCCGGGGTGCAAGCAGATCTCAAAACATTCTCCTCACTCGCAACTTTTGGAACCACAACCTTCACTTGTTTAACAGCCCAAAATCCTGATGGGGTCACAGGGATCGCAGAAATTTCGCCAGACTTTGTATCTGCACAACTAAAAGCAGTTTCAGGATACTTTTCCGTCAAAGCAGCAAAAACGGGAATGTTGTACTCTGCTAAAATCATCGAAGTGGTAGCTGAATTTTTTTATGAAAACCCAGACATCCAACTGGTAGTAGATCCAGTGATGGTGGCAACCAGTGGCGCTAAATTACTCAAAGACGATGCAATCGATTCTCTAATCAAAGATCTGTTGCCACTTGCTAAACTAATCACACCTAACCTAGATGAGGCGTCACTGCTTCTAGGAGAAAAAATCCATCAATATGACCAACTGGTTCCTATGGCGGAGAAATTATTTCAAAAGTATAAAGTTCCGGTACTTTTAAAAGGGGGACACCTTCCTAATGCAACAGAAGCAACAGATATTTTGTTTGACGGAAAATCTTCTTATTTATACTCAAAACCGTTTTTGAAAGGCAAAAACACACATGGTACAGGTTGTACGTATTCGGCTGCCATCACATCTTTTTTAGCTCACGGAAAAAATCTTCCTGAAGCAGTTGGTTCCGCTAAAGAATACTTACACTTAACCTTAGAAGATGAAATCCAAACGGGACCAATTTCCCATTTGAATCACTTTCCAGAACCAACCAATTAA
- a CDS encoding MGMT family protein produces MKTPKTKSKNFYDSVYTVVKKIPKGKVTTYGHIALLLGNPRAARAVGYALNALKKEMEQKIPWQRVINAQGKISFRGDVLRADLQKKILQSEGVSFDLNDDTLNFDKYGWFP; encoded by the coding sequence ATGAAGACTCCTAAAACTAAAAGTAAGAATTTTTATGATTCTGTTTATACAGTCGTAAAAAAAATTCCCAAAGGGAAAGTCACTACTTATGGACATATCGCTTTACTTCTAGGAAATCCAAGAGCCGCTAGAGCCGTCGGTTATGCACTGAACGCACTCAAAAAAGAAATGGAACAAAAAATCCCTTGGCAAAGAGTCATTAACGCCCAAGGAAAAATTTCCTTCCGAGGTGATGTTTTACGGGCCGACCTTCAAAAAAAAATCTTACAATCCGAAGGTGTTTCCTTTGATCTAAACGATGATACATTGAATTTTGACAAGTACGGATGGTTCCCATAG
- a CDS encoding DUF455 family protein, producing the protein MKVSEYAKHLLLAPNLEDKLLPPSRRWDEETDFIPIRIETPGRSSNLQFSDKKVKIPRLEHLNLISNRGLSLHHFANHELMAIELFAWALLAFPSAPKSVRNGFLKTIEEEQTHLKLYLNRMRDFGVNFGDLPVNYIFWKQLRQFGTLESFAAVMSVSFEGANLDYAQTYAQVFTYFGDNVTSEIMLTVFEDEIKHVKRGLRAFEHSVPENKNHWEHYLSLIQFPFTPRRAKGYLYLPETRALAGMDPEFIRSLGSYEDEYTGRVNLESVKKFGLGETILRKNRLDSHLPNL; encoded by the coding sequence ATGAAAGTTTCTGAATACGCAAAACATTTGTTACTTGCTCCTAATCTGGAAGATAAACTATTACCTCCCAGTAGGCGCTGGGATGAGGAAACAGATTTTATACCGATAAGAATCGAAACCCCTGGTCGTTCTTCCAATCTTCAGTTTTCTGACAAAAAGGTAAAAATCCCTCGTTTGGAACACCTAAATTTAATATCCAATCGTGGACTCAGTCTTCATCATTTTGCAAATCATGAGCTTATGGCGATTGAATTGTTTGCTTGGGCATTACTCGCTTTTCCTTCTGCACCCAAATCGGTTCGGAATGGTTTTTTAAAAACCATCGAAGAAGAACAAACCCATTTAAAACTTTATTTAAATCGAATGAGAGACTTCGGAGTCAATTTTGGTGACCTTCCCGTAAATTATATTTTTTGGAAACAACTCCGACAATTTGGTACTTTGGAATCTTTTGCAGCCGTGATGTCCGTTTCTTTTGAAGGTGCCAATTTAGATTATGCACAAACCTATGCACAAGTGTTTACTTACTTCGGCGACAATGTAACATCAGAAATCATGCTCACAGTTTTTGAAGATGAAATTAAACATGTGAAAAGAGGTCTTCGTGCTTTCGAACATTCTGTCCCCGAAAATAAAAATCATTGGGAACATTATCTTTCTCTGATTCAATTTCCCTTTACCCCAAGAAGGGCAAAGGGATATTTATATTTACCAGAAACAAGGGCACTTGCGGGGATGGATCCTGAGTTCATTCGTTCTCTTGGAAGTTATGAAGATGAGTATACGGGTAGAGTCAACCTAGAATCCGTGAAAAAATTCGGACTGGGAGAGACCATCCTTCGTAAAAACAGACTTGATTCTCATTTGCCTAATCTTTAA
- a CDS encoding porin, with the protein MKKYFNLRFPALIYSFAICFSVLHAEDTKPITTETPAPTAQPQQLNPLPASLKFGAFVDTYYSHNNNHPITKERQYATQAVRNDEFNINMGFVDAKWQEEKVRGRIALQFGTSVNTNYAPEANKDVSSNQNSVKHIQEAYVGIKIAKDTWIDAGIYFGHIGHESWISSDNWNYTRALALDYVPYYSSGVRLTTKITDKFQFQFHVMNGWQNITDQNKDKSLGTQFKYSFTQNFTLIANQFAGNEAPDFERKQTRFYNNTILEWKALDWLSFAVSGDVGAQKAKESFQYEPWWKEINPVLGIYTNRESNVYNQWYHGTFWTSFRYEDLYRLSFRVERFYDPKQVMATTYTRNGFMTNGYTMTFDFLEWNPGLVRFEVVQRESMDPVFATDNNKQTRVERLFIAAASVRY; encoded by the coding sequence ATGAAAAAATACTTTAATTTAAGATTCCCCGCGCTTATCTATTCTTTCGCTATTTGTTTTTCGGTATTACATGCTGAGGATACAAAACCTATAACCACAGAAACTCCAGCGCCAACAGCACAACCACAACAACTAAATCCACTTCCCGCCAGTTTGAAGTTTGGTGCTTTTGTTGATACTTACTACTCGCACAATAACAACCATCCAATCACAAAAGAACGTCAATATGCCACACAAGCAGTTCGTAACGATGAGTTTAACATCAACATGGGATTTGTGGATGCTAAATGGCAAGAAGAGAAGGTGAGAGGACGGATCGCTTTACAGTTTGGAACGTCGGTAAACACGAATTATGCTCCAGAAGCTAATAAAGATGTTAGTTCCAATCAAAACTCTGTGAAACATATCCAAGAAGCCTATGTTGGCATAAAAATCGCAAAAGATACCTGGATCGACGCTGGAATTTATTTTGGTCATATTGGGCATGAATCTTGGATATCCTCAGACAATTGGAATTATACGAGAGCACTCGCACTCGATTACGTGCCTTATTATTCTTCTGGAGTCAGGCTTACTACAAAAATCACTGATAAGTTCCAATTTCAATTTCATGTGATGAATGGATGGCAAAATATCACGGATCAAAACAAAGATAAATCACTGGGAACTCAGTTCAAATATTCATTCACTCAAAATTTTACCTTAATCGCAAATCAATTTGCTGGAAATGAAGCTCCCGATTTTGAACGTAAACAAACAAGGTTTTATAACAATACGATTTTAGAATGGAAAGCATTGGACTGGTTGTCCTTTGCTGTCTCTGGCGATGTGGGAGCACAAAAAGCAAAAGAATCATTTCAATATGAACCTTGGTGGAAAGAAATAAACCCGGTTTTAGGAATTTATACAAATAGAGAATCGAATGTTTACAACCAATGGTATCATGGAACTTTTTGGACTAGTTTTCGCTATGAGGATTTATATCGTCTTAGTTTTCGTGTAGAACGATTTTATGATCCAAAACAAGTGATGGCAACAACTTACACACGAAATGGATTTATGACGAACGGTTATACAATGACATTTGATTTTTTAGAATGGAATCCTGGCCTTGTTCGTTTTGAGGTGGTGCAAAGAGAATCGATGGATCCGGTATTTGCCACAGACAATAATAAACAAACTCGTGTAGAACGATTGTTTATCGCAGCCGCATCAGTAAGATATTAA